In one Janibacter cremeus genomic region, the following are encoded:
- a CDS encoding helix-turn-helix transcriptional regulator, whose protein sequence is MGRTRLITSVTARVLEGQAVAIHGPRGMGRSTFLAAVTAGVPHAISVRLQRRGVPGHGVSVVAAAFPQATLDELPDRMRSLLLDPRTLPATDPAERLGYALTELLTAQAATAPFVLVLDDAQHLDAVSLAALRAAASRSLGPGAFGALVAIGPAEVDPTTGHPRTVTARELSLLHVELQPFAAADTVELLAADDVPTDTALWAHRESGGNPGLAREIAAAVDGLPPEEAARQLGSLARTRVHELTEPVRATLQRVAAMHQPTTATLQRIGGETAVASVRAARALGLVVTEDEYLRLTPEALGDVLLESVDSDELVALHRELAEHADSEGLTRYHLALAGDTGTTPADLAAAATGCAARGEHDLAAQLYLLAADAGTPERDEWLTLCLENAVIGKETRVLHRATRAAADLTEPSLSVRAKLALVELGDSAPDEILVAALYESREDPTLQARVLLQRARLLAGSNDLRSAMDSAGRAVELARRAGRTDIEVDALTVGAAVGRTLGDPDARRLMEEAAALAGDPRPGQVHTSARYIAARFSLHDDDLRRARAAFVDMLADVGPDAGYDTVHVLRSLVEVVARQGRGREALELAGRATRAATHFDTPVATTWFIEEIAESVGGTFERTRVVSSRGVELARRERDQRYLRRHLAHLGLALLHLDDLEGAVGVYRELRRLDADSGIRDLTSVRWHTDAVTALVLGGEIDEAEGLLAEVRAGLEDGLGAPGVAAAADRAAAEIAAARGDLDTARTLATRSIAAAEEHRLPIELARSLVTLAHIERRARRGGRSREAAARAREVLRPLHAVPWAEWVNARFPEGAALHTLEVEEPEGAADPLGDLTLTEQQVAGLVAEGASNREIAQRLHLSVKTVEGSLTRIYRKIGVRSRTQLATLVLGHGPR, encoded by the coding sequence GTGGGTCGCACCCGCCTCATCACGTCGGTGACGGCCCGGGTCCTGGAGGGACAGGCCGTCGCCATCCACGGTCCCCGCGGCATGGGACGCAGCACCTTCCTCGCCGCGGTCACCGCCGGCGTCCCGCACGCGATCAGCGTGCGGTTGCAGCGCCGGGGTGTGCCCGGCCACGGGGTCTCGGTCGTCGCCGCCGCCTTCCCGCAGGCGACCCTGGACGAGCTGCCGGACCGGATGCGTTCCCTCCTGCTCGACCCCCGGACGCTGCCGGCCACCGACCCCGCGGAGCGCCTCGGCTATGCCCTGACCGAGCTGCTCACCGCCCAGGCGGCCACGGCCCCCTTCGTCCTCGTCCTCGACGACGCGCAGCACCTGGACGCGGTGAGCCTGGCGGCGCTGCGGGCCGCGGCCTCGCGCTCCCTGGGGCCCGGCGCCTTCGGTGCCCTCGTGGCGATCGGGCCGGCGGAGGTCGACCCGACGACCGGGCACCCGCGCACGGTCACGGCCCGGGAGCTGTCGCTGCTGCACGTGGAGCTGCAGCCCTTCGCCGCGGCCGACACCGTCGAGCTGCTCGCCGCGGACGACGTGCCGACCGACACCGCCCTGTGGGCGCACCGCGAGTCCGGCGGCAACCCCGGCCTGGCCCGCGAGATCGCCGCGGCCGTCGACGGGCTCCCCCCCGAGGAGGCGGCCCGCCAGCTGGGGAGCCTCGCACGCACCCGTGTCCACGAGCTGACCGAACCGGTGCGCGCGACCCTCCAGCGGGTGGCTGCGATGCACCAGCCGACGACGGCGACACTCCAGCGCATCGGCGGCGAGACGGCCGTCGCGAGCGTCCGCGCGGCCCGGGCCCTCGGCCTGGTCGTCACCGAGGACGAGTACCTGCGACTCACCCCTGAGGCCCTCGGCGACGTCCTCCTGGAGTCCGTCGACAGCGACGAGCTGGTGGCGCTGCACCGCGAGCTCGCCGAGCACGCCGACAGCGAGGGCCTGACCCGGTACCACCTCGCCCTCGCCGGCGACACCGGAACGACCCCGGCCGACCTCGCCGCCGCCGCGACCGGGTGCGCGGCCCGGGGCGAGCACGACCTCGCCGCCCAGCTGTACCTGCTCGCCGCGGATGCCGGGACCCCGGAGCGGGACGAGTGGCTCACCCTCTGCCTGGAGAACGCCGTCATCGGCAAGGAGACCCGGGTGCTGCACCGGGCCACCCGGGCCGCAGCGGACCTGACCGAGCCCAGCCTGTCCGTGCGCGCCAAGCTCGCCCTCGTCGAGCTCGGGGACAGCGCCCCCGACGAGATCCTCGTCGCGGCCCTGTACGAGTCCCGGGAGGACCCGACGCTGCAGGCCCGCGTCCTCCTCCAGCGCGCCCGTCTCCTCGCCGGCAGCAACGACCTGCGCTCCGCCATGGACTCCGCGGGCCGCGCGGTCGAGCTGGCCCGACGCGCCGGCCGCACCGACATCGAGGTCGACGCCCTGACCGTGGGGGCCGCGGTCGGCCGGACCCTCGGCGACCCGGACGCCCGACGCCTGATGGAGGAGGCCGCCGCGCTCGCGGGCGACCCGAGGCCCGGCCAGGTGCACACCTCGGCGCGCTACATCGCGGCGCGCTTCTCGCTCCACGACGACGACCTGCGCCGGGCTCGTGCGGCCTTCGTCGACATGCTCGCCGACGTCGGTCCGGACGCCGGCTACGACACCGTGCACGTGCTGCGCTCGCTCGTCGAGGTGGTCGCCCGGCAGGGGCGTGGTCGCGAGGCGCTCGAGCTCGCCGGCCGGGCCACCCGAGCGGCGACGCACTTCGACACCCCGGTGGCGACCACGTGGTTCATCGAGGAGATCGCCGAGAGCGTCGGCGGCACCTTCGAGCGCACCCGGGTCGTCAGCTCGCGCGGCGTGGAGCTCGCGCGCCGCGAGCGCGACCAGCGCTACCTGCGACGCCACCTCGCCCATCTCGGCCTCGCGCTGCTGCACCTCGACGACCTCGAGGGCGCCGTCGGTGTCTATCGGGAGCTGCGTCGTCTGGACGCCGACTCCGGGATCCGCGACCTGACCTCGGTCCGGTGGCACACCGACGCCGTGACGGCACTCGTGCTTGGCGGCGAGATCGACGAGGCCGAAGGCCTGCTCGCCGAGGTGCGCGCGGGTCTCGAGGACGGGTTGGGTGCCCCCGGCGTGGCCGCCGCCGCCGATCGGGCCGCCGCGGAGATCGCCGCCGCCCGCGGGGACCTGGACACCGCGCGCACCCTGGCCACGCGCTCCATCGCCGCCGCGGAGGAGCACCGCCTGCCCATCGAGCTGGCCCGCTCCCTCGTCACCCTGGCGCACATCGAGCGCCGCGCCCGCCGCGGGGGCCGCAGTCGCGAGGCCGCCGCTCGTGCCCGCGAGGTGCTGCGGCCGCTCCACGCGGTGCCGTGGGCCGAGTGGGTCAACGCGCGCTTCCCGGAGGGCGCGGCGCTGCACACCCTCGAGGTCGAGGAGCCGGAGGGCGCTGCCGACCCGCTCGGCGACCTCACCCTCACCGAGCAGCAGGTCGCCGGGCTCGTCGCCGAGGGCGCGAGCAACCGCGAGATCGCCCAGCGCCTCCACCTGAGCGTCAAGACCGTCGAGGGCAGCCTGACGCGGATCTACCGCAAGATCGGCGTGCGCTCACGCACCCAGCTGGCCACGCTCGTCCTCGGCCACGGCCCCCGCTGA
- a CDS encoding DedA family protein: protein MNTIVEWVLDLMERIGGPGIALAIFLENVFPPIPSEVVLPLAGFTASQGKYSPVEAVLWATLGSVVGAMLLYGIGAALGMDRLRLIAKKMPLVDVADVDKADVWFDRHGPKAVFFGRFIPGVRSLISVPAGIDGMPVTTFLGYTTAGSLLWNSLFVTIGYQLGGRYHLVEQYMDPISKVVYALIIIAVLATIAWMARRAMSRRRDPDDYIDLETD, encoded by the coding sequence ATGAACACGATCGTCGAGTGGGTCCTCGACCTCATGGAGCGGATCGGGGGCCCCGGCATCGCGTTGGCGATCTTCCTCGAGAACGTCTTCCCGCCGATCCCGAGCGAGGTCGTCCTGCCGCTGGCGGGCTTCACCGCCTCGCAGGGGAAGTACTCACCGGTCGAGGCCGTCCTGTGGGCGACGCTGGGCTCGGTCGTCGGCGCGATGCTGCTCTACGGCATCGGCGCCGCCCTCGGTATGGACCGGCTGCGACTCATCGCGAAGAAGATGCCCCTCGTGGACGTCGCGGACGTGGACAAGGCGGACGTGTGGTTCGACCGGCACGGCCCCAAGGCGGTCTTCTTCGGGCGCTTCATCCCCGGCGTGCGCAGCCTCATCTCCGTCCCGGCGGGCATCGACGGCATGCCGGTGACGACCTTCCTCGGGTACACGACCGCCGGGTCGCTGCTGTGGAACTCGCTCTTCGTCACGATCGGCTACCAGCTCGGCGGCCGATACCACCTCGTCGAGCAGTACATGGACCCGATCAGCAAGGTCGTCTACGCCCTGATCATCATCGCGGTGCTGGCCACCATCGCGTGGATGGCCCGCCGCGCGATGAGTCGCCGCCGGGACCCGGACGACTACATCGACCTCGAGACGGACTGA
- a CDS encoding TrmH family RNA methyltransferase, whose translation MSHGVGPWSGEWPQDPRLDPDLLRGGDRRNVEDRYRYWSHDAITADLASRRHTFHVAIENWEHDFNIGSVVRTANAMGAAAFHIVGKRRWNRRGAMVTDRYQVEHHHPSVADLVEWARTAGEGGTPLRLIGIDNVPGVLPIETYDLPRECVLIFGQEGPGISPEMLAACDDVLEISQFGSTRSMNAGAAAAIAMHSWVRRHHFGQAPHA comes from the coding sequence GTGAGCCACGGGGTGGGGCCCTGGTCGGGGGAGTGGCCGCAGGACCCGCGACTGGACCCGGACCTGCTGCGCGGGGGAGACCGGCGCAACGTCGAGGACCGCTACCGCTACTGGTCCCACGACGCCATCACCGCCGACCTCGCCTCCCGGCGGCACACCTTCCACGTCGCGATCGAGAACTGGGAGCACGACTTCAACATCGGCTCCGTCGTGCGCACCGCCAACGCGATGGGCGCCGCGGCCTTCCACATCGTCGGCAAGCGGCGGTGGAACCGGCGCGGCGCGATGGTCACCGACCGCTACCAGGTCGAGCACCACCACCCGTCCGTCGCCGACCTCGTGGAGTGGGCGAGGACGGCGGGCGAAGGGGGGACCCCCCTTCGCCTCATCGGCATCGACAATGTCCCAGGAGTGCTCCCGATAGAGACCTACGACCTGCCGCGGGAGTGCGTCCTCATCTTCGGCCAGGAGGGGCCGGGGATCTCCCCGGAGATGCTCGCCGCCTGCGACGACGTCCTCGAGATCAGCCAGTTCGGCTCGACCCGGTCGATGAACGCCGGTGCCGCCGCGGCGATCGCCATGCACTCCTGGGTGCGCAGGCACCACTTCGGCCAGGCGCCCCACGCCTGA
- the putP gene encoding sodium/proline symporter PutP, translating into MSDQTFQLIAIAIYFVMMLAIGYYAYTRTKNIDGYMLAERGLHPAVAALSANAADMSGWLLLGLPGAIYLSGLSASWIAIGLIIGAWLNWKYVAPRLRAYTEIAGDSITIPSFFERRLRDRSHLLRIVAALVILVFFTFYVSSGMVAAGKFFESSFGWTYLDGMLLVAAVTLAYTLFGGFLGATLTDVAQGLLMFAALIAVPFVALTQIGSLAEVAAGARAVNPDAFALFSGEGGALAIAVATFSTAAWGLGYFGQPHIIVRFMALRTPGEAHYGRIVSTTWMIITALGATAASLIGISYFAGDAEKELEDPETVFLLLSQIFFHPLVAGFVLAAVLAAVMSTMSSQLVVCSSALVEDLVNLTGRKASPQMLLNLGRLSVLVVAVVGLVLALDPDAGVLALVAFAWAGFGGAFGPIVLLSLYWRKLTAAGALAGMIAGAVTVFVWGNIDVLTSNMYEIVPGFLVNLLVAVVVSLARPGTNAGVDEEFERMEHELGHRRREPVA; encoded by the coding sequence GTGTCCGACCAGACATTCCAGCTTATCGCCATCGCCATCTACTTCGTGATGATGCTGGCGATCGGCTACTACGCCTACACCAGGACGAAGAACATCGACGGGTACATGCTCGCCGAACGTGGCCTGCACCCGGCGGTAGCCGCCCTGTCCGCCAATGCCGCCGACATGAGCGGCTGGCTGCTGCTCGGACTCCCCGGAGCCATCTACCTCTCCGGCCTGAGCGCGTCGTGGATCGCCATCGGGCTGATCATCGGAGCGTGGCTGAACTGGAAGTACGTCGCCCCGCGGCTGCGCGCCTACACCGAGATCGCCGGTGACTCGATCACCATCCCGAGCTTCTTCGAGCGTCGGCTGCGCGACCGCAGCCACCTGCTGCGCATCGTCGCCGCGCTCGTCATCCTCGTCTTCTTCACCTTCTACGTCTCCTCCGGCATGGTCGCCGCGGGCAAGTTCTTCGAGAGCTCGTTCGGGTGGACCTACCTCGACGGCATGCTCCTGGTCGCCGCGGTCACGCTGGCGTACACCCTCTTCGGCGGGTTCCTCGGCGCCACGCTCACCGACGTCGCCCAGGGTCTGCTGATGTTCGCTGCGCTCATCGCGGTGCCGTTCGTCGCCCTGACCCAGATCGGGTCCCTCGCAGAGGTCGCCGCCGGCGCCCGTGCGGTCAACCCGGACGCCTTCGCCCTCTTCTCCGGTGAGGGCGGCGCGCTCGCGATCGCGGTCGCGACCTTCTCCACCGCCGCGTGGGGCCTGGGCTACTTCGGGCAGCCGCACATCATCGTGCGCTTCATGGCACTGCGCACCCCCGGTGAAGCGCACTACGGCCGGATCGTCAGCACGACGTGGATGATCATCACCGCGCTCGGCGCCACCGCCGCCTCGCTCATCGGCATCTCCTACTTCGCGGGCGACGCCGAGAAGGAGCTCGAGGACCCCGAGACGGTCTTCCTCCTGCTCAGCCAGATCTTCTTCCACCCGCTCGTCGCCGGCTTCGTCCTCGCGGCGGTCCTCGCCGCGGTCATGTCGACGATGTCCAGCCAGCTCGTGGTCTGCTCCTCCGCGCTGGTGGAGGACCTGGTCAACCTCACCGGCCGCAAGGCGTCCCCGCAGATGCTGCTCAACCTGGGTCGTCTCTCCGTGCTGGTCGTCGCCGTCGTCGGGCTCGTGCTCGCGCTCGACCCGGACGCCGGGGTGCTCGCACTGGTCGCCTTCGCCTGGGCCGGCTTCGGCGGCGCCTTCGGCCCGATCGTGCTGCTGTCGCTGTACTGGCGCAAGCTCACCGCTGCCGGTGCCCTCGCCGGCATGATCGCCGGTGCGGTCACCGTCTTCGTCTGGGGCAACATCGACGTGCTCACGTCGAACATGTACGAGATCGTCCCCGGCTTCCTCGTCAACCTCCTCGTCGCGGTCGTCGTCTCGCTGGCGCGGCCCGGCACCAACGCCGGGGTCGACGAGGAGTTCGAGCGCATGGAGCACGAGCTCGGCCACCGTCGACGCGAGCCGGTCGCCTGA
- a CDS encoding LysE family translocator gives MSQYLTFVAFAAVVAVAPGPDTLLTLRNSVVGGRVRGAWTAVGICAAGVVQGVLAAAGLGAVVAHVEPLFQTIRWVGVAYLLFLGVAALRSAVASEGAWAVGELKGPVERPWRALATGFLCNITNPKVLLFNLAVLPQFLSPGAGTGTFIAYALTLTALGAVVLFAIVLAAQLARGAIQRVRVRRGIDGGTGAAMLGFAGALAAGH, from the coding sequence GTGAGCCAGTACCTGACCTTCGTCGCCTTCGCGGCGGTCGTGGCCGTCGCGCCGGGACCCGACACCCTGCTGACCCTGCGCAACTCGGTCGTCGGGGGTCGTGTCCGCGGTGCCTGGACCGCCGTGGGGATCTGTGCGGCCGGTGTCGTGCAGGGCGTGCTCGCCGCCGCGGGCCTGGGCGCGGTCGTCGCCCACGTCGAGCCCCTCTTCCAGACCATCCGCTGGGTGGGCGTCGCCTACCTGCTCTTCCTCGGGGTCGCCGCCCTGAGGTCCGCCGTCGCCAGCGAGGGCGCCTGGGCGGTGGGCGAGCTGAAGGGACCGGTCGAGCGTCCGTGGCGGGCGCTCGCCACGGGCTTCCTGTGCAACATCACCAACCCCAAGGTGCTCCTGTTCAACCTCGCGGTACTGCCGCAGTTCCTCTCCCCGGGCGCCGGGACGGGAACCTTCATCGCCTACGCCCTCACGCTCACCGCCCTGGGGGCGGTCGTGCTCTTCGCGATCGTCCTCGCCGCCCAGCTCGCCCGCGGCGCGATCCAGCGGGTCCGGGTGCGCCGCGGCATCGACGGCGGCACCGGGGCGGCGATGCTCGGCTTCGCCGGCGCGCTCGCAGCAGGCCACTGA